A stretch of Alkalicella caledoniensis DNA encodes these proteins:
- a CDS encoding nucleotide pyrophosphohydrolase — MKDSSVTLSELKGRVKKFVGDRNWEQYHSPKNLAMSISIEAAELMEEFQWIDIHESRNIKDTGDFDNIKEEIADIMIYCLSFSNSLDIDVADAIIKKIEKNEKRFPKP, encoded by the coding sequence TTGAAGGATAGTAGTGTTACGTTAAGTGAACTTAAAGGTAGGGTTAAGAAATTTGTTGGGGATAGAAATTGGGAGCAGTACCATAGCCCCAAAAACTTAGCAATGAGCATCTCCATAGAGGCAGCTGAGCTTATGGAAGAATTTCAGTGGATAGATATCCATGAAAGTAGAAATATAAAGGACACAGGGGATTTTGATAATATAAAAGAGGAAATAGCCGATATCATGATTTACTGTCTATCATTTTCAAATAGCCTGGATATTGATGTGGCTGATGCTATCATTAAAAAAATAGAGAAAAACGAAAAAAGGTTCCCTAAACCTTAG